In one Pyxidicoccus xibeiensis genomic region, the following are encoded:
- a CDS encoding CvpA family protein has product MVIDLIILGLVVFFAIIGAITGASRQVANLVGLAVGYFASRQLGRVLGPRLADALGGPLFLGVVVGTVLVFICVWLAVRYALGALLLRILGSGKHSEDRGVDRFLGFILGGAKMGIIAWVLLSAIAFFEQHVVVAGRRVGLSPKESLSISLARRFNLFEMTQFAPVGNLVRVAKASADPQKAARLQEDPSYKALRKDARFQRLLQDDKLKQALARGDTATLLRNDLVLQLIQDPDVAARLGAAARASERGD; this is encoded by the coding sequence ATGGTCATCGACCTCATCATCCTGGGCCTGGTGGTGTTCTTCGCCATCATCGGCGCCATCACCGGCGCCTCGCGGCAGGTGGCCAACCTGGTGGGGCTGGCGGTGGGCTACTTCGCCTCGCGCCAGCTGGGCCGGGTGCTGGGCCCCCGGCTGGCGGACGCGCTCGGAGGCCCGCTGTTCCTCGGCGTCGTCGTGGGCACGGTGCTCGTCTTCATCTGCGTGTGGCTGGCGGTGCGCTACGCGCTGGGCGCGCTGCTGCTGCGCATCCTCGGCTCCGGGAAGCACTCGGAGGACCGGGGCGTGGACCGCTTCCTGGGCTTCATCCTCGGCGGCGCGAAGATGGGCATCATCGCCTGGGTGCTGCTCAGCGCCATCGCCTTCTTCGAGCAGCACGTGGTGGTGGCCGGCCGGCGCGTCGGCCTCTCCCCGAAGGAGTCGCTGTCCATCAGCCTGGCGCGCCGCTTCAACCTCTTCGAGATGACGCAGTTCGCCCCGGTGGGCAACCTGGTGCGCGTGGCGAAGGCGTCCGCGGACCCCCAGAAGGCGGCCCGCCTCCAGGAGGACCCGTCCTACAAGGCGCTGCGCAAGGACGCCCGCTTCCAGCGCCTGCTCCAGGACGACAAGCTGAAGCAGGCCCTGGCCCGGGGAGACACCGCCACCCTGCTCCGCAACGACCTCGTCCTCCAGCTCATCCAGGACCCGGACGTGGCCGCCCGACTGGGCGCGGCCGCCCGGGCCTCGGAGCGCGGAGACTGA
- the speA gene encoding biosynthetic arginine decarboxylase: MPANAPPHRWTLADAQELYGIRNWGNPYFGVNEKGHVCIHPDGPQAPSMDLKELVDEVRRRGIGLPLLLRFTDVLRHRVVHLNEAFRKAMADQGFKGGYRGVYPIKVNQHRYVVETLIEAGKQYSYGLEAGSKPELLAVMALLENEDALVICNGYKDEEYIETALFYSRLGRNVILVVEKPSELPLIAEVARRTGITPRLGMRVKLSTRGAGKWEASGGDRSKFGLSSSELMSCIGFMKDTGLLGSFELLHFHLGSQISNIRNVKNALREVGCFYVEVARQGAPLKYLDVGGGLGVDYDGSQTNFASSMNYTTEEYANDVVFGVMEACDRAGVPHPTLVSESGRAVVAHHAVLIVDVLGTSEFDPATVPEKVDEKAPSVVRNLWNTFREVTNKNLLEAWHDVQDAKEESLTLFSLGHLSLEQRVAAENIYWAACHKIMRIAKEAGEIPEELESLEKALSDTYFCNFSVFQSLPDSWAIDQLFPMMPIHRLAEKPTRRATLADITCDSDGKIEHFIDKREVKDALELHALNDDDYYLGIFLVGAYQEILGDLHNLFGDTNAVQVSLAPNGGYLIDNVVAGDTVTEVLNYVSYNKDDLVAKLRKFTETALRQGRISLDESRNLLRMYEDGLSGYTYLEREVDASFASNANQLRLVPQPDAAATGPRPTLPPAGT, from the coding sequence ATGCCCGCAAACGCACCTCCACACCGCTGGACCCTCGCCGACGCCCAGGAGCTCTACGGAATCCGCAACTGGGGCAACCCCTACTTCGGCGTGAACGAAAAGGGCCACGTGTGCATCCACCCGGATGGCCCCCAGGCTCCGAGCATGGATCTCAAGGAGCTGGTGGACGAGGTCCGCCGCCGCGGCATCGGCCTGCCGCTGCTGCTGCGCTTCACGGACGTGCTCCGCCACCGCGTGGTGCACCTCAACGAGGCGTTCCGCAAGGCCATGGCCGACCAGGGCTTCAAGGGCGGCTACCGGGGCGTGTACCCCATCAAGGTCAACCAGCACCGCTACGTGGTGGAGACGCTCATCGAGGCGGGCAAGCAGTACAGCTACGGCCTCGAGGCGGGCAGCAAGCCGGAGCTGCTGGCGGTGATGGCGCTGCTGGAGAACGAGGACGCGCTCGTCATCTGCAACGGCTACAAGGACGAGGAGTACATCGAGACGGCGCTCTTCTACTCGCGCCTGGGCCGCAACGTCATCCTGGTGGTGGAGAAGCCCAGCGAGCTGCCGCTCATCGCGGAGGTCGCGCGCCGCACGGGCATCACCCCGCGGCTGGGCATGCGCGTGAAGCTGTCCACCCGGGGCGCCGGCAAGTGGGAGGCCAGCGGCGGAGACCGCTCCAAGTTCGGCCTGTCCTCGTCGGAGCTGATGAGCTGCATCGGCTTCATGAAGGACACGGGCCTGCTGGGCTCCTTCGAGCTCTTGCACTTCCACCTGGGCAGCCAGATCTCCAACATCCGCAACGTGAAGAACGCGCTGCGTGAGGTGGGCTGCTTCTACGTGGAGGTGGCCCGCCAGGGCGCGCCCCTGAAGTACCTGGACGTGGGCGGCGGCCTGGGCGTGGACTACGACGGCTCCCAGACGAACTTCGCCTCCTCCATGAACTACACCACGGAGGAGTACGCCAACGACGTGGTGTTCGGCGTCATGGAGGCGTGTGACCGCGCGGGCGTGCCGCACCCCACCCTGGTGTCCGAGTCCGGCCGCGCGGTGGTGGCGCACCACGCGGTGCTCATCGTCGACGTGCTGGGCACCAGCGAGTTCGACCCGGCCACGGTGCCGGAGAAGGTGGACGAGAAGGCGCCCTCGGTGGTGCGCAACCTCTGGAACACCTTCCGCGAGGTGACGAACAAGAACCTGCTGGAGGCGTGGCACGACGTGCAGGACGCCAAGGAGGAGAGCCTCACCCTCTTCTCGCTGGGCCACCTGTCGCTGGAGCAGCGCGTGGCGGCCGAGAACATCTACTGGGCCGCCTGCCACAAGATCATGCGCATCGCGAAGGAGGCGGGCGAGATTCCGGAGGAGCTGGAGTCGCTGGAGAAGGCGCTCAGCGACACCTACTTCTGCAACTTCTCCGTGTTCCAGTCGCTGCCGGACTCGTGGGCCATCGACCAGCTGTTCCCGATGATGCCCATCCACCGGCTGGCGGAGAAGCCGACGCGCCGCGCGACGCTGGCGGACATCACCTGCGACTCGGACGGGAAGATCGAGCACTTCATCGACAAGCGCGAGGTGAAGGACGCGCTGGAGCTGCACGCGCTCAACGATGACGACTACTACCTGGGCATCTTCCTGGTGGGCGCGTACCAGGAGATCCTCGGCGACCTGCACAACCTGTTCGGCGATACCAACGCCGTGCAGGTGTCGCTGGCGCCCAACGGCGGCTACCTCATCGACAACGTGGTGGCCGGCGACACGGTGACGGAAGTGCTCAACTACGTCAGCTACAACAAGGACGACCTGGTGGCGAAGCTGCGCAAGTTCACCGAGACGGCGCTGCGTCAGGGCCGAATCTCGCTGGACGAGTCGCGCAACCTGCTGCGCATGTACGAGGACGGCCTGTCCGGCTACACGTACCTGGAGCGCGAGGTGGACGCGAGCTTCGCCAGCAACGCCAACCAGCTGCGCCTGGTGCCGCAGCCGGACGCCGCCGCCACCGGCCCCCGCCCCACCCTGCCCCCCGCCGGCACGTGA
- the clpX gene encoding ATP-dependent Clp protease ATP-binding subunit ClpX — MESSARREDGVQTPREIYERLDRFVIGQDAAKRAVAIAAHNHLKRIQARRLRRQSLIKKSNILLIGPTGSGKTHIARNLAEILNVPFTTVDATEYTEAGYYGKDVEVMISDLLFKANHSVEDTQRGIIFIDEVDKIARRSQGARNGAGSRDIGGEGVQQALLKLLEGRDVYVPLNVTQAWNKSDFVQVDTRDILFICAGTFSDLHEYGDEGGRAMGFGAEDAAKRSRRRISTKQLVDFGMLAEFLGRLPVVVQLEKLGEPELIRVLTEPPDSIVREFRELLAMDDIELDFADGGLREVVRYSVERGLGARGLRSILEFVMADIMFEAPEHRRRRVEVDADFVRQRLVGLDSAHIGV, encoded by the coding sequence ATGGAGTCGTCCGCACGCAGGGAAGACGGGGTGCAGACGCCGAGGGAGATCTACGAGCGGTTGGACCGCTTCGTCATCGGGCAGGATGCCGCCAAGCGTGCGGTGGCCATCGCCGCTCACAATCACCTCAAGCGCATCCAGGCGCGGCGGCTGCGGAGGCAGTCGCTCATCAAGAAATCGAACATCCTGCTGATTGGCCCCACCGGCAGCGGCAAGACGCACATTGCCCGCAACCTGGCGGAAATCCTCAACGTCCCGTTCACCACGGTGGACGCCACGGAGTACACCGAGGCCGGATACTACGGGAAGGACGTGGAGGTGATGATCTCCGACCTCCTGTTCAAGGCGAACCACTCGGTGGAGGACACCCAGCGGGGCATCATCTTCATCGACGAGGTGGACAAGATTGCCCGGCGCTCCCAGGGCGCGCGCAACGGGGCGGGCAGCCGCGACATCGGCGGCGAGGGGGTCCAGCAGGCGCTGCTCAAACTGCTGGAGGGCCGCGACGTCTACGTGCCCCTCAACGTCACCCAGGCGTGGAACAAGAGCGACTTCGTGCAGGTGGACACACGCGACATCCTCTTCATCTGCGCGGGAACGTTCAGTGATTTGCACGAGTACGGCGACGAGGGCGGCCGGGCCATGGGCTTTGGCGCCGAGGACGCGGCGAAGCGCTCGCGGCGGCGCATCAGCACCAAGCAGCTGGTGGACTTCGGGATGCTGGCGGAGTTCCTCGGCCGCCTGCCGGTGGTGGTGCAGCTGGAGAAGCTGGGCGAGCCGGAGCTCATCCGCGTGCTGACCGAGCCGCCGGACTCCATCGTCCGCGAGTTCCGCGAGCTGCTGGCCATGGACGACATCGAGCTGGACTTCGCCGACGGCGGGCTGCGCGAGGTGGTGCGCTACTCCGTGGAGCGGGGGCTGGGCGCGCGCGGGCTGCGCTCCATCCTGGAGTTCGTGATGGCGGACATCATGTTCGAGGCGCCCGAGCACCGTCGCCGCCGCGTGGAGGTGGACGCGGACTTCGTGCGCCAGCGGCTGGTGGGGCTGGACTCCGCGCACATCGGCGTGTGA
- a CDS encoding J domain-containing protein: protein MPPVMGAGVRPPVASTAAPRPPPTLAVGQPVAPPPTAEATPARPGARPTVSLPALATAGTPPRPPPAVGPVTAPPPSAAMRVAPAVPGIAPMAHAVPGIPPVPAIPSMAPMVPPIAPAIPSVAARMPPPPPAAAMAPPPPPAEAKGPGLDMQQLMDLEDRTSKLDQLDYFELLTLERTATPADIKKAFYRESRTYHPDRFFHVEAKELKDRVHELYKRVTEAYYVLRDDTKRKKYLADITGPERAQKLRFTESSEAETKAAAKKEQEEQIGTHPKGRQFYSQAQKDSDGGNLSAAERNLKMALTYEPSNARYKERLAEVQKQLADDAKAKGDSSFKIR, encoded by the coding sequence ATGCCGCCGGTCATGGGCGCCGGAGTGCGTCCGCCCGTCGCGAGCACGGCGGCCCCTCGCCCGCCTCCCACGCTCGCGGTGGGCCAGCCCGTGGCGCCGCCTCCCACCGCGGAGGCCACGCCGGCGCGTCCCGGGGCACGCCCCACCGTCTCGCTGCCAGCGCTGGCCACCGCGGGCACCCCGCCGCGTCCGCCTCCCGCCGTCGGGCCCGTGACGGCGCCTCCGCCGTCCGCCGCCATGCGCGTGGCGCCCGCCGTCCCCGGCATTGCCCCCATGGCGCACGCCGTCCCCGGCATCCCTCCGGTGCCCGCCATTCCGTCGATGGCGCCGATGGTGCCGCCCATCGCCCCGGCCATCCCTTCCGTGGCCGCACGGATGCCGCCCCCACCGCCCGCCGCCGCCATGGCCCCGCCGCCGCCTCCCGCCGAGGCGAAGGGCCCGGGCCTGGACATGCAGCAGCTCATGGACCTGGAGGACCGCACCTCCAAGCTGGACCAGCTCGACTACTTCGAGCTGCTCACACTGGAGCGGACGGCCACCCCGGCGGACATCAAGAAGGCCTTCTACCGCGAGAGCCGCACCTACCATCCGGACCGCTTCTTCCACGTGGAGGCGAAGGAGCTGAAGGACCGGGTGCACGAGCTCTACAAGCGCGTCACCGAGGCGTACTACGTCCTGCGCGACGACACGAAGCGCAAGAAGTACCTCGCCGACATCACCGGCCCCGAGCGCGCGCAGAAGCTGCGGTTCACCGAGTCCTCCGAGGCGGAGACCAAGGCCGCCGCCAAGAAGGAGCAGGAGGAGCAGATCGGCACCCACCCGAAGGGGCGCCAGTTCTACTCCCAGGCCCAGAAGGACAGCGACGGCGGCAACCTGTCCGCCGCCGAGCGCAACCTGAAGATGGCGCTCACCTACGAGCCGTCCAACGCCCGCTACAAGGAGCGTCTGGCGGAGGTGCAGAAGCAGCTCGCGGACGACGCCAAGGCCAAGGGCGACTCGTCTTTCAAGATCCGCTGA